The following proteins are encoded in a genomic region of Thiomonas sp. X19:
- the secD gene encoding protein translocase subunit SecD, which translates to MNRYPLWKYLIMAAVLVVGFVYALPNFYGEAPAVQITSAHAGRDLPNAALLNQGEQALKAASITPLRSFISGSTLNYSFAKTEVQLRARDILAHALNPNRDNPSYIVAVNLLSLSPAWLSALHANPMYLGLDLRGGVHFLLQVDMQAAIQKKLDSIAGELKTALRHKDVRYSELKRVGDTVQLDFRDPEMFTAAQPVLKDIVGDALVTSTPAASGGSISIKLSPQTIRQTEDYAIKQNIQTLHNRINELGVAEPVIQQQGADRVVVELPGIQDTARAKDILGRTASLEVRMVDDSPVAQAALTSNGPPPPGDQKLYDRSGNALMVNKDVLLTGENLTDAQTGFDPQNNDPAVFLTLDSRGSRIFRDVTRANVGKRIAMVLIDRHSAQVVTAPVVRGEIAGGRVQISGNMTVPEANDIALLLRAGALAAPMQIIEERTIGPSLGQQNILQGFHSVTWGFVAIVVFMCVYYMLFGVISSIGLAVNLMLLVALLSMLQATLTLPGIAAMALALGMAIDSNVLINERIREELRNGASPQAAIATGYERAWATILDSNVTTLIAGLALLIFGSGAVRGFAVVHVLGILTSMFSAVFFSRGLVNFWYGRKRRLQSLSIGQIWKPEAATTAVAATGRPAKPAAGSGNKQPAKQPAKR; encoded by the coding sequence ATGAACCGTTACCCGCTGTGGAAGTACCTCATCATGGCCGCCGTGCTGGTGGTGGGGTTCGTCTATGCCCTGCCCAATTTCTACGGCGAAGCGCCGGCCGTGCAAATCACCTCGGCGCATGCCGGGCGCGACCTGCCGAACGCCGCCCTGCTGAACCAGGGCGAGCAGGCCCTGAAGGCCGCCAGCATCACGCCGCTGCGCAGCTTCATCAGCGGCTCGACGCTGAATTACAGCTTCGCCAAGACCGAGGTGCAGCTGCGGGCGCGCGACATCCTGGCGCATGCGCTCAATCCGAACCGCGACAACCCGAGCTATATCGTCGCCGTCAATCTGCTGAGCTTGTCGCCGGCCTGGCTCAGCGCCCTGCATGCCAACCCCATGTATCTGGGGTTGGACTTGCGCGGCGGCGTGCATTTCCTGCTGCAGGTGGACATGCAGGCGGCCATCCAGAAAAAGCTCGATTCCATCGCCGGCGAGCTGAAAACCGCGCTGCGCCACAAGGACGTGCGCTACAGCGAACTCAAGCGCGTGGGCGACACCGTGCAGCTCGACTTCCGCGACCCGGAGATGTTCACCGCCGCGCAGCCGGTGCTGAAAGACATCGTCGGTGACGCGCTCGTCACCAGCACCCCGGCGGCATCGGGCGGCAGCATCAGCATCAAGCTCAGTCCGCAGACCATCCGGCAGACCGAGGATTACGCGATCAAGCAGAACATCCAGACTCTGCACAACCGCATCAACGAGCTGGGCGTGGCCGAACCGGTGATTCAGCAGCAGGGCGCCGACCGCGTGGTGGTGGAGCTCCCCGGCATTCAGGACACGGCCCGCGCCAAGGACATTCTCGGCCGCACCGCCTCGCTGGAAGTGCGCATGGTGGACGACAGCCCCGTGGCGCAGGCCGCGCTGACGAGCAACGGCCCACCGCCCCCCGGCGACCAGAAGCTGTACGACCGTTCCGGCAATGCGCTGATGGTGAACAAGGACGTGCTGCTGACGGGTGAAAACCTGACCGACGCGCAGACCGGCTTCGACCCGCAGAACAACGACCCGGCGGTGTTTCTCACGCTGGACTCGCGCGGCTCGCGCATCTTCCGCGACGTCACCCGCGCCAACGTCGGCAAGCGCATCGCCATGGTGCTGATCGACCGCCACAGCGCCCAGGTCGTCACCGCGCCGGTGGTGCGCGGCGAGATTGCCGGCGGCCGGGTGCAGATCTCGGGCAACATGACCGTGCCCGAAGCCAACGACATCGCCCTGCTGCTGCGCGCAGGCGCCTTGGCGGCGCCGATGCAGATCATTGAGGAGCGCACCATCGGCCCGAGCCTCGGCCAGCAGAACATCCTGCAGGGCTTCCACTCGGTCACCTGGGGTTTCGTGGCCATCGTCGTCTTCATGTGCGTGTACTACATGCTGTTCGGCGTGATCTCGTCCATCGGTCTGGCGGTCAACCTCATGCTGCTGGTCGCGCTGCTGTCCATGCTGCAGGCCACGCTCACGCTGCCAGGCATCGCCGCCATGGCCCTGGCGCTGGGCATGGCCATCGACTCCAACGTGCTGATCAACGAACGCATTCGCGAAGAGCTGCGCAATGGCGCAAGCCCCCAGGCCGCCATCGCCACCGGCTACGAGCGCGCCTGGGCGACGATTCTCGACTCCAACGTCACCACCCTGATCGCCGGCCTCGCCCTGCTCATTTTCGGCTCGGGCGCGGTGCGCGGCTTCGCCGTGGTGCACGTGCTGGGCATTCTCACCTCCATGTTCTCGGCGGTGTTCTTCTCGCGCGGCCTGGTGAACTTCTGGTACGGGCGCAAACGCCGCTTGCAGTCGCTGTCCATCGGCCAGATCTGGAAGCCGGAGGCCGCGACCACGGCCGTCGCTGCCACCGGCCGCCCGGCCAAGCCCGCCGCCGGGTCCGGCAACAAGCAGCCGGCCAAACAACCGGCCAAGCGCTGA
- the secF gene encoding protein translocase subunit SecF — MEFFRIRRDIPFMRYAPVFNIVSALMFVAAVFFLVSRGLHLSIEFTGGTVMEVGYPQAANLDSIRGTVSKMGYGDVQVQTFGTAQDVVIRLPLREGESSAQQSDKVLAALKTADPQVQMRRTEFVGPQVGSELATDGLKALAFVIVGIMLYLAFRFEWKFSIAAIVANLHDVIIVLGFFALFQWEFSLPVLAAVLAVLGYSVNESVVIFDRVRENFRKYRKYTTVQVIDSAITNTTSRTIITHGSTLAMAFSMFFFGGPALHFFALALIIGISMSIYSSVFVAAAIAMWLGVKRDDMLKSGPGRPKNPNDPNAGAVV, encoded by the coding sequence ATGGAATTTTTCCGCATCCGGCGCGACATCCCTTTCATGCGCTATGCGCCGGTGTTCAACATCGTCTCGGCGCTGATGTTCGTCGCCGCCGTGTTCTTCCTGGTCTCGCGCGGCCTGCACCTGTCCATCGAGTTCACCGGCGGCACCGTGATGGAAGTGGGCTACCCGCAGGCGGCCAATCTCGACTCCATTCGCGGCACGGTCTCCAAGATGGGCTATGGCGACGTGCAGGTCCAGACCTTCGGCACCGCGCAGGACGTGGTCATCCGCCTGCCGCTGCGCGAGGGCGAGTCCAGCGCGCAACAAAGCGACAAGGTGCTGGCCGCGCTCAAGACCGCCGACCCGCAGGTGCAGATGCGGCGCACCGAATTCGTCGGCCCGCAGGTGGGATCCGAACTCGCCACCGACGGCTTGAAGGCGCTGGCCTTCGTCATCGTCGGCATCATGCTGTACCTGGCGTTCCGCTTCGAGTGGAAGTTCTCCATCGCCGCCATCGTCGCCAATCTGCACGACGTCATCATCGTGCTCGGCTTTTTCGCGCTGTTCCAGTGGGAGTTCTCACTGCCGGTGCTGGCGGCGGTGCTGGCCGTGCTCGGCTATTCGGTCAACGAGTCGGTGGTGATCTTCGACCGGGTGCGCGAGAACTTCCGCAAGTACCGCAAATACACCACGGTGCAGGTGATCGACAGCGCCATCACCAACACCACCAGCCGCACCATCATCACCCACGGCTCGACCCTGGCGATGGCGTTCTCCATGTTCTTCTTCGGCGGCCCGGCGCTGCACTTCTTCGCCCTGGCACTGATCATCGGCATTTCGATGAGCATCTACAGCTCGGTGTTCGTCGCCGCCGCCATCGCCATGTGGCTGGGGGTGAAACGCGACGACATGCTCAAGTCCGGCCCTGGCCGCCCCAAGAACCCGAACGACCCGAATGCGGGAGCTGTGGTGTAG